From Sphingobacteriaceae bacterium:
TTAAATTCTCTACTAATTGCTCCTTATTTAATTTGGCTCTTAATTGCCACATCATTGAACGGATACATATTTTTTAAAAATTAATTTTGAATAAAATTACATTACGAATAATTCAATTTTTATAGGCGAAAGGTTAAATGCTCTGCAGGATTTGTAATCCTGCGGGTAAATGGTGCAATGACAAATTTAACTCACCAACTCTGCAGGATTTGAAAGTCTTATGATTTTTTATTATTGAACTGCTAATAAAAAATACTTCTTATATTTACTGAGAATAAAATCCAATTGAGCAGTTTATACAATAAACTCGGTAGAATTTAACATGAAAAGAGAAACGTCCAATTCAATTTTAGAATATGCTGATCATATTTTATATGTGAGAATAAAAGAAGGGGCCGAGCTCACCATTGAATCAATGAAAGAGCAATATGAAGCGCAGTACGAATTGGTGAAAAACGATAAATATTCTGTACTCATTGATGGAAAAAATAATGTTATTGTTCCTATTGAAGCAAGAGCATTTATGGCAGAACACAATCCACCAAACAGAAAAGCCACTGCCATTGTAAGCAATAAAAATTTGGCTACTTTAATACTTGCGAATTTCTACATTAAAGTAAATAAACCTAAAGTTTCCACTAAATTATTTCAAGATGAGCTAAAGGCCAAACATTGGCTTAAACAAAAATTACAGAAAGCCTTAAAGTAAAAATATATTACAAATAGCTTATCTTTAATGTTAAAATGGATATGAAAGCAAACGGAAAAACTGTACATGAAATTTTAATTAATGTGCCGGCCGACAGAGCCGAAGCCTTTAATCAACTGCACGAAGTCATACTTAAAAATTTACCCAAAGGATTTGAGGCCGGCATTAGTTATGGCGGTTTAGGATATGTTGTTCCGCACACTATTTATCCCGCGGGATATCATTGTAAACCCAGCGAACCCCTACCCTTTGCCGGAATAGCTTCGCAAAAAAATTCCATTAATTTTTATCACATGGGCATTTACACCGATCCTAAATTATTAAAATGGTTTGTGAGTGAATTTCCAAAACACAGTAAACAAAAATTGGATATGGGTAAAAGCTGTATACGTTTTAAAAAATTTGACGACATCCCTTTTAAACTCATTGGAGAACTCATGAAAAAAATGAGTACCAAAGACTGGATTGCCAAATACGAGGCGGCATTTAATCCCAAAACCAAAGTTAAAAAGTAGATGTTAGAAGTTAGAAGTTAGAAGTTAGAAGTTAGAAGTTAGAAGTTAGAAGTTAGAAGTTAGAAGTTAGAAGTTAATTTTTTATTTATTAAAAAAAGCATTTATTGTAATTGTTGAAAATAATTTATTTAATAATTTCATTTTTATTGATTTGTCAGAGCTTCTATTGTCAATCTGATTACCCCTTAAAAGAAATTGAAGAGTTTGGGGAAAATCCGGGAAATTTAAGAATGTATATTTACAAAAGCGGAAAAGACAGCGCTAAAATTCCCTTAGTAGTAATGCTACACGGTTGCGGAGAAAATGCCAATGCCGTTGCAGAATTAAGCGGATGGAATAAACTGGCATATTTAAATAATTTTTTAATGTTGTATCCGCAACAAAAAGGCGCTAATAACCCCAATTCTTGCTTCAATTGGTTTTTAAAAAAAGATATTGAAAAAGGCAGCGGGGAAAACGAATCTATTTTTGAAATGATAAGTTACCTCCAAAAAAAATACAATGTAGATACTACTCAAATTTTTATCAGCGGACTATCCGCCGGAGCAGCCATGAGTATTGTGATGAGCGCAACTCATCCACA
This genomic window contains:
- a CDS encoding PHB depolymerase family esterase, yielding MLKIIYLIISFLLICQSFYCQSDYPLKEIEEFGENPGNLRMYIYKSGKDSAKIPLVVMLHGCGENANAVAELSGWNKLAYLNNFLMLYPQQKGANNPNSCFNWFLKKDIEKGSGENESIFEMISYLQKKYNVDTTQIFISGLSAGAAMSIVMSATHPQLFKSAAVFAGGAYKSATNAFQAVKVMRGNVNYSDTALVRFVKEQNPNYTGAYPKLIIYHGINDGVVDYRNSKYLVSQWAGLHQIDTIADKETKAYAGIKDITKWEYNNALGENKINLYLINNLGHRLMVKRQKRR
- a CDS encoding STAS/SEC14 domain-containing protein, translated to MKRETSNSILEYADHILYVRIKEGAELTIESMKEQYEAQYELVKNDKYSVLIDGKNNVIVPIEARAFMAEHNPPNRKATAIVSNKNLATLILANFYIKVNKPKVSTKLFQDELKAKHWLKQKLQKALK
- a CDS encoding DUF1801 domain-containing protein, translating into MKANGKTVHEILINVPADRAEAFNQLHEVILKNLPKGFEAGISYGGLGYVVPHTIYPAGYHCKPSEPLPFAGIASQKNSINFYHMGIYTDPKLLKWFVSEFPKHSKQKLDMGKSCIRFKKFDDIPFKLIGELMKKMSTKDWIAKYEAAFNPKTKVKK